In the Streptomyces sp. NBC_00525 genome, one interval contains:
- a CDS encoding STAS domain-containing protein, whose translation MSYGEAAPDPVRTTVVEYEQHGVWVVTACGACDLQSIAGLQEALTTAAWKHPKVVLDASGITFADSSLLNLLIMAHRAGALRIAAPRPQLQRLLGLTGLDAVLYVRATVEEAAAC comes from the coding sequence GTACGGCGAAGCCGCGCCCGATCCGGTGCGGACGACGGTCGTGGAGTACGAACAGCACGGCGTGTGGGTGGTCACGGCGTGCGGTGCCTGCGACCTGCAGTCCATCGCAGGACTGCAGGAGGCACTGACGACCGCGGCCTGGAAACACCCGAAGGTTGTGCTGGACGCGTCCGGAATCACCTTCGCGGACTCGTCGCTGCTCAATCTGCTGATCATGGCCCATCGGGCAGGGGCGCTGCGCATCGCCGCGCCGAGACCGCAGTTGCAGCGTCTGCTGGGCCTGACCGGGCTCGACGCGGTTCTGTACGTACGGGCGACGGTCGAGGAGGCCGCCGCCTGTTGA
- a CDS encoding wax ester/triacylglycerol synthase domain-containing protein, with protein sequence MAASARSAPSTTAAPSAGTAPPDDSAAPAPVPVHAVDRAFLALERVRPDVRWDAGGIAYLSGPAPGLADLRAYIGYRLAGLPLLTSRVTAGRRPRWRPDPDFAVDRHVDEVVADGPEGWDAALRTALNAPFAPGAYWGVWLIHGHADDAYAVCYRFRHACQDGAAAAMTFRAVLGEGEPSGRPVPAPGRRTAIPRRVAAAVGFAAKFAAGTLVVRGYRPGAGYEATGERRLSRGRVPVDTLRRIGAARGGSAHDAHLAALAGALGEWAARSGVPLPRATAVLPIDARRPDEEQTWGNRCFAVPLELPVGVGAGQPDAARRRLDHVLAATRGLRGAAWRQAIGDLVRHMPAGPTAWYTRRVLSPRVTNVMATSMPLAERGSLGDTRVTGTALLPLLVPGHLVAVALSYFGEWAEVSFVTDTGLPQGEQLPELWERAVAELAELAELAETGGDRG encoded by the coding sequence ATGGCCGCTTCCGCCCGGTCAGCGCCGTCCACCACCGCCGCCCCGTCCGCCGGGACCGCGCCGCCCGACGACTCCGCCGCCCCCGCCCCGGTGCCCGTCCACGCCGTGGACCGGGCCTTCCTGGCACTGGAACGGGTCCGCCCCGACGTCCGCTGGGACGCCGGCGGCATCGCGTACCTGAGCGGCCCGGCCCCCGGCCTCGCCGACCTGCGCGCGTACATCGGCTACCGGCTGGCCGGGCTGCCGCTGCTGACCAGCCGGGTCACGGCGGGGCGCAGGCCGCGCTGGCGGCCGGACCCGGACTTCGCGGTGGACCGGCATGTCGACGAGGTCGTCGCGGACGGGCCCGAGGGCTGGGACGCCGCCCTGCGCACCGCCCTCAACGCCCCCTTCGCGCCCGGCGCCTACTGGGGCGTCTGGCTGATCCACGGCCACGCCGACGACGCGTACGCCGTGTGCTACCGCTTCCGCCACGCCTGCCAGGACGGCGCGGCTGCGGCCATGACCTTCCGGGCGGTGCTCGGCGAGGGCGAGCCGTCCGGCCGCCCCGTACCGGCACCGGGGCGCCGGACCGCGATCCCTCGGCGCGTCGCCGCCGCCGTCGGCTTCGCCGCGAAGTTCGCGGCGGGCACCCTCGTCGTACGCGGATACCGCCCCGGCGCCGGGTACGAGGCGACCGGGGAGCGGCGGCTGAGCCGGGGACGCGTGCCGGTGGACACCCTCCGGCGCATCGGCGCGGCTCGGGGCGGCTCGGCGCACGACGCCCATCTCGCCGCCCTCGCGGGCGCGCTGGGCGAGTGGGCCGCGCGGTCGGGCGTACCCCTGCCCAGGGCCACGGCGGTGCTCCCGATCGACGCACGGCGCCCCGACGAGGAACAGACCTGGGGCAACCGCTGCTTCGCCGTACCCCTGGAACTGCCCGTGGGCGTGGGCGCCGGGCAGCCGGACGCGGCCCGGCGGCGGCTCGACCACGTCCTGGCGGCGACGCGCGGACTGCGCGGCGCCGCCTGGCGGCAGGCCATCGGGGACCTGGTCCGCCACATGCCCGCCGGGCCCACCGCCTGGTACACCCGCCGGGTGCTCTCCCCGCGCGTCACCAACGTCATGGCCACCTCGATGCCGCTCGCCGAGCGGGGCAGCCTCGGCGACACCCGGGTGACCGGCACCGCCCTGCTGCCGCTGCTCGTGCCCGGCCACCTCGTCGCGGTCGCCCTCTCCTACTTCGGTGAGTGGGCCGAGGTGTCCTTCGTCACCGACACCGGCCTGCCGCAGGGCGAACAACTGCCCGAACTGTGGGAGCGGGCCGTGGCGGAACTGGCGGAACTGGCGGAACTGGCGGAGACCGGGGGTGACCGGGGGTGA
- a CDS encoding SDR family oxidoreductase — MAVHVALTGATGFLGLRLLRRLLETHRSVTVLAHAGSGDALHRIVRFFELTGATPEFTAALADRVRVVEIDLALPRLGLPQRRFKELADDVGALWHSAGSINLEGDLPELRRVNVEGTRHVLELAAASRLRPRVHHVSTAFVAGARREGVAYEDELDAGCGFENAYERSKYEAESLVHAWARQHGRPVLVLRPSVLVTDLPPHPELPSHPLQVVERILRDACRSGGAGPQARPRVRMVGHPHGRLNLLQVEHAADVMVRLAGRPSSGGVDTYHVVHDRDVPVATVVEVLERLVPLTVELVSGRPAAPSPLEAMLDFYPGMTSYLAHRRRFDDTRVRAQLGPAAVSAPVDADRLWAGLAPRAWTVPGPPGPPGTPAAVPPPVRCA, encoded by the coding sequence ATGGCCGTGCACGTAGCCCTCACCGGCGCGACCGGATTCCTCGGTCTGCGCCTGCTGCGCCGGCTGCTCGAAACCCACCGGTCGGTGACGGTCCTGGCCCACGCGGGCTCCGGCGACGCCCTGCACCGCATCGTCCGCTTCTTCGAACTGACCGGCGCGACGCCGGAGTTCACCGCCGCACTCGCCGACCGGGTGCGGGTGGTGGAGATCGACCTCGCGCTGCCCCGGCTGGGACTCCCCCAGCGAAGGTTCAAGGAGCTGGCCGACGACGTGGGCGCGCTCTGGCACAGCGCGGGCAGCATCAACCTGGAGGGCGACCTCCCCGAGCTGCGTCGCGTCAACGTCGAGGGAACGCGGCACGTCCTGGAGCTGGCCGCGGCGAGCCGGCTGCGGCCCCGTGTGCACCATGTGAGCACCGCGTTCGTCGCGGGGGCGCGGCGCGAGGGCGTGGCGTACGAGGACGAGCTGGACGCCGGCTGCGGCTTCGAGAACGCCTACGAACGCTCCAAGTACGAGGCCGAGTCGCTGGTGCACGCATGGGCGCGGCAGCACGGCCGGCCCGTGCTGGTGCTGCGGCCGAGCGTGCTGGTCACCGATCTGCCGCCGCATCCCGAGCTTCCCTCGCATCCGCTCCAGGTCGTCGAGCGGATTCTGCGCGACGCGTGCCGCTCCGGCGGGGCGGGTCCGCAGGCCCGGCCCCGGGTCCGGATGGTGGGGCATCCGCACGGGCGGCTCAACCTGCTCCAGGTGGAGCACGCGGCCGATGTGATGGTGCGGCTGGCCGGGCGGCCCTCTTCGGGCGGAGTCGACACGTATCACGTGGTCCATGACCGCGATGTGCCCGTGGCGACCGTCGTCGAGGTGCTTGAACGGCTCGTTCCGCTGACGGTCGAGCTGGTGTCCGGCCGGCCCGCCGCGCCCTCGCCCCTGGAGGCGATGCTGGACTTCTACCCCGGCATGACGTCCTACCTCGCGCACCGGCGGCGGTTCGACGACACCCGTGTCCGGGCGCAGTTGGGGCCGGCGGCCGTGTCCGCCCCGGTGGACGCCGACCGGTTGTGGGCGGGTCTCGCTCCCCGCGCCTGGACCGTGCCGGGCCCGCCCGGTCCGCCGGGCACGCCGGCGGCCGTCCCGCCGCCCGTCCGCTGCGCCTGA
- a CDS encoding PfaD family polyunsaturated fatty acid/polyketide biosynthesis protein has translation MSVLTASGSSMVSPDAFSPDAIAACARHIREPVHLVAGPDGRELGLVRGPVPSGRVLGTLPPLYPEWLGGRTFCEAHGVRFPYVAGEMANGIATTAMVAAMARAEMLGFFGAGGLGYAQVERAVDTLVRELGERRNWGVNLIHSPAEPELESRVAGLLVRRNVPCVSASAYMELTPAVVWCAARGLRRGPDGEVVRRTRMLAKVSRPEVAERFLSPAPAALLDALVAGGRLTREEADLAALVPVAEDVTVEADSGGHTDNRPLPVLLPRIAALRDTLCARFGYRRPVRIGAAGGLGTPDAVAAAFALGASYVVVGSVNQTAVEAGLSDEAKAMLCEADIADVAMAPAADMFELGVKLQVLSRGTMFARRAGRLYAAYRAHGSLEEIPDEVRATLERDVLHASFDEVWRRTRAFWERRDPAEIGRAEADPKHRMALVFRWYLGSSSRWAIEGETSRRADYQIWCGPAMGSFNRWVAGTPLADPAHRDVVTIALSLLEGAAVLTRAHQLRAHGVPLPPEAFTYVPGGPA, from the coding sequence GTGTCCGTCCTCACCGCCTCCGGGTCCTCCATGGTGTCCCCGGACGCCTTCTCCCCCGACGCCATCGCCGCCTGCGCGCGGCACATCCGCGAGCCAGTCCATCTGGTCGCGGGACCGGACGGCCGGGAGCTGGGGCTCGTGCGGGGGCCGGTGCCGTCCGGCCGGGTGCTGGGGACCCTGCCGCCGCTGTATCCGGAGTGGCTGGGCGGCCGCACCTTCTGCGAGGCGCACGGGGTGCGCTTCCCGTACGTGGCCGGGGAGATGGCGAACGGGATCGCGACGACGGCGATGGTGGCGGCGATGGCCCGTGCGGAGATGCTGGGCTTCTTCGGCGCGGGCGGTCTGGGGTACGCCCAGGTGGAGCGGGCCGTGGACACGCTCGTCCGGGAACTGGGCGAGCGGCGCAACTGGGGGGTCAACCTCATCCACTCGCCGGCCGAGCCGGAGCTGGAGTCACGGGTGGCCGGACTGCTGGTGCGCCGCAATGTGCCGTGTGTGTCCGCATCGGCGTACATGGAGCTGACGCCGGCCGTCGTGTGGTGTGCGGCGCGGGGGCTGCGCCGGGGCCCGGACGGCGAGGTGGTCCGGCGTACCCGGATGCTGGCGAAGGTGTCCCGGCCGGAGGTGGCGGAACGGTTCCTGTCGCCCGCCCCGGCCGCGCTGCTGGACGCCCTGGTGGCGGGCGGCAGGCTGACCCGCGAGGAGGCGGACCTGGCGGCGCTGGTGCCGGTGGCCGAGGACGTCACCGTGGAGGCGGACAGCGGCGGGCACACCGACAACCGGCCGCTGCCGGTCCTGCTGCCGAGGATCGCGGCGCTGCGCGACACGCTCTGTGCCCGGTTCGGCTACCGGCGGCCGGTCAGGATCGGCGCGGCGGGCGGGCTGGGGACGCCGGACGCGGTGGCCGCCGCGTTCGCGCTCGGCGCGTCGTACGTGGTCGTGGGCTCGGTGAACCAGACCGCCGTCGAGGCGGGTCTGTCGGACGAGGCCAAGGCGATGCTGTGCGAGGCGGACATCGCGGATGTGGCGATGGCCCCGGCGGCCGACATGTTCGAGCTGGGTGTGAAGTTGCAGGTGCTGTCGCGCGGGACGATGTTCGCGCGGCGGGCCGGGCGGCTCTACGCCGCGTACCGGGCGCACGGCTCGCTGGAGGAGATCCCGGACGAGGTCCGGGCCACGCTCGAACGCGATGTGCTGCACGCCTCGTTCGACGAGGTGTGGCGGCGTACCCGGGCGTTCTGGGAGCGGCGCGACCCTGCCGAGATCGGCCGGGCCGAGGCGGACCCCAAGCACCGGATGGCGCTGGTGTTCCGCTGGTACCTGGGCAGTTCGAGCCGCTGGGCGATCGAGGGCGAGACGTCGCGGCGGGCGGACTACCAGATCTGGTGCGGGCCCGCGATGGGCTCGTTCAACCGGTGGGTGGCCGGTACTCCGCTGGCCGATCCCGCGCACCGGGACGTCGTGACGATCGCCCTCAGCCTCTTGGAGGGCGCGGCCGTGCTGACTCGCGCCCATCAACTGCGCGCCCATGGCGTGCCGTTGCCGCCGGAGGCGTTCACCTATGTGCCCGGTGGGCCGGCGTGA